One Candidatus Methylomirabilis tolerans genomic window, AAATGGTCACGGCCGATCTGAGCGCCGTGTCTGATCCACTTGTCGTGGGGAAGCTGGCCGCCTTTGCAGGCGTGCGAGAGTTTCCGGTTCGAGTCAAGTGTGCCACCCTGCCCTGGCATACCTTGCATGCTGCGCTGGAGGGAAGAGAGCAGCCGGCCTCGACGGAATAGAATGTTTTCGGATGAGGGCCAATAAGGAGCAGCGATTAGCCCTCGGCGCTCGGCGTTCTTATTTGAGCCGATGGCTGACTGCTGAAGCTGGTTATATATGGGCACGAGTGAGATCGAGGCGGAGATTATCGAGGCTCTGCGCACCTGCTATGATCCGGAGATCCCTGTCAACATCTACGATCTGGGGCTGATTTATGAGGTGCAGGTCGAGCCTTCTGGCTTAGCCAGGGTGACAATGACCCTGACGTCGCCGCATTGTCCGGCCGCAGCAGAATTACCGGCGCAGGTCGAGATGAAGGTGCGGTGTGTCCCTGGTGTGGCGGATGCCCAGGTCGAGGTGGTCTGGGATCCACCATGGGATTCATCGAAGCTGTCCGAAGCTGCCAAGCTTCAGCTCGGCTTCTTGTAGGAGTAGGTTCGTGCGTGCATGAGAGCGTCAGTCAACCCAAACCACTTAACCAACGAGGAGAAGAACGATGGCGTACGTTGTAGCCGATCCATGTATCGGCACCAAAGACCATGCGTGTGTAGATGTCTGTCCGGTGGAGTGCTTCTACGAGGGTGATGAGCTGCTTTTTATTCACCCGGAGGAGTGCATTGATTGCGCCGCCTGCGAGCCGGAATGCCCGGTTGCTGCGATCTTTGAAGCGTCTCAGGTTCCGGAGAAGTGGCAAAATTTCATCCAGATGAATGCCGATGCGTGTAAGGAAGGACATACCCTTCCGGTGGCGGTCCAGCGAGCTGCGTGGGAGGCCCAGAAGGAGGAAGAGGGAAGCCAGGCCAACCTCTACTACAAAAAGTACCCCCCAAAGCACTAGGAAAGCCCTTGGGACGCTCTCCGAGCGGGGTTCGAGGCATACGGCATGGTGTGTGGATGGCGGCGAGATCGGCCGGTACGCCGCCATCCACACCCTGTGCCACTCCTCACCCCCAACCCTCGACTCTGTATTTGTAAGCAGAAGACGTAAACGCACATGGAACCGCTCACTGAACACCCCCCGACGTTTCTTGACATATTGAACAGGCCGCTTCGCAGTTTGCGTCTGTCGGTGACCGACAGGTGCAACCTGCGCTGTCAGTACTGTATGCCCGAGGAAGAATACGTCTGGCTTCCGCGCAAGGGCATCCTGACGTTGGAGGAGGCGAGTCGTCTGGTAGACATCTTCGCAGAGCTTGGCGTCACCAAGGTTCGCCTTACGGGAGGCGAACCGCTCGTCCGCCGAGACCTTTCAGCTTTGGTCGGGATGATCGCACGCAACCCGCGGATCGAGGACTTGGCGATCACCACAAATGGGTTATTGTTGGCTGAGTCCGCGAAGGCACT contains:
- a CDS encoding ferredoxin family protein translates to MAYVVADPCIGTKDHACVDVCPVECFYEGDELLFIHPEECIDCAACEPECPVAAIFEASQVPEKWQNFIQMNADACKEGHTLPVAVQRAAWEAQKEEEGSQANLYYKKYPPKH
- a CDS encoding DUF59 domain-containing protein, producing MGTSEIEAEIIEALRTCYDPEIPVNIYDLGLIYEVQVEPSGLARVTMTLTSPHCPAAAELPAQVEMKVRCVPGVADAQVEVVWDPPWDSSKLSEAAKLQLGFL